A region from the Catellatospora sp. TT07R-123 genome encodes:
- a CDS encoding Fur family transcriptional regulator — protein sequence MLRGAALRVTRPRLAVLSAVHAHPHADTDAIITAARTGLPEVSHQAVYDSLHALTAAGLVRRIQPSGSPARYESRVGDNHHHMVCRSCGLIADVDCAVGGAPCLTASDDHGFSIDEAEVVYWGLCPGCSTAGDS from the coding sequence ATGCTCCGCGGGGCCGCGCTACGGGTGACCCGGCCGAGGCTGGCGGTGCTGAGCGCGGTGCACGCGCATCCGCACGCCGACACCGACGCGATCATCACCGCGGCCCGCACGGGCCTGCCCGAGGTGTCCCACCAGGCCGTGTACGACTCGCTGCACGCGCTGACGGCCGCGGGCCTGGTGCGGCGCATCCAGCCGTCCGGTTCCCCGGCCCGCTACGAGTCGCGGGTCGGGGACAACCACCACCACATGGTGTGCCGGTCCTGCGGGCTCATCGCCGACGTCGACTGCGCCGTCGGTGGTGCGCCCTGCCTGACCGCGTCCGATGACCACGGCTTCTCGATCGACGAGGCCGAGGTCGTCTACTGGGGCCTGTGCCCCGGCTGCTCCACCGCCGGCGATTCCTGA